CAGAACTAAAATCGATGCTTTCTATAGACAGTAAGGATGCTTTGTTGATCTCATGaagttttttaatttcaaaggaATTAGgattccttatatatatatatatatataaaaggggaattagaattgaaatgaaatacttgttttgagcttgaagcatttgaaattttcaatcttcatcgctATGCAAATCCTATTTCAAGCCGTGATCCTTAATTATCCATTCTACCAAGACTAGTTCCCTTGCTTATCTGACATATGGTTCGGGTGTTTGCAAGTTGCATATATTTGATGACACAAAGTACGGTGGTTCCCATCCTTTTGGTGCTTCAGGGCACAAGGAATCATGTTAACATATCCTTCTGTTTACTTATTACCCTAGTGTTATAGTTCCTATTTCAAGTCTGTTTACCAAAATACTTGGCTTGCTTAAACAGTTAGAAATGCTCATCAATGAAGCCAAGAGGTTAGCAGCCGAGTGTATCAGAGGAGGTGATTCAAGTTCAGGATCATCTCGCCAAGTTCCATATCATGGCCTTCGAGGAAATGCTGTGTTTGGTCACACAAACTCATATAGTTCAGCCGAACCGATTAGCACGAGGACTGTTGGTAGTCCTGGTAGCCAGAGGCGGAAAGGGTCTCGGTGAAATTCCAAAAACAAGGAGTCTTCTCAATGCATGTTGTATTGGagtgtttaatttatattatgaaCTTCAAAGCAGATGTACGAGATTTGCAAAACTGAATAGTTTATGGAATGTggaccttttcttttcttttttccacttGAGCATTCAGGATTCAAAATGCACCTATTGCACCGATTGATCATGGGGGGAAGCATTCTGTGATGTTTGCATGTATAGTCTAGGGTGAAGTTGAAGCCTACACGGTCAAACTGATTGTTTAGGTGTATAAATCTAATTGtttactcatttaaaaaaaaaaaattaagtgaaatctattattaaaaaataattttctttttttaataatagattatacttttttttttttttcaaaatgaatgctCAATAAAACATTTATCATTACTCTCTTTGTGGAATCTTAAAATCGTGGTATTTATTAACTcttgaattaattattttgaaaaacaatatctgtaataataatgatttattaatcgtgtcatcaataaaatgtgatgCAAGTAACAGACGAGGATGGAGCTTGTAGCATAATTTCAACAATATGTTGTATTATACAACATTTTCAACTTCCACTATTCACTTTGATCCTTTATTATTTTCAACTGTGATCtctaattcttttattattattattattattattcaaatgcATGTATGTACGAAGATAGCATGTTGGAAAGGGGTTTGAATAggtaaaatttaaagatatgATGCTTTCAACTTTCAAGAGTCGGGGTGAAAAATGCATCCATGATAGTTTATGGAGGAATGATTAGACCTTAGTGACAACCCATATATTATAAATGCAGCCTACTTTTTTGACAAGGAAATTTTGGCTCTGATTGGCAAAGCTATTTTTTTATGCTTTAATCACGTTACTTTGCCCACCCCCATAGCTCCACCCATCTTATCCCACAAGTTGAaaactaaattaataaaaaaaataaaaaaattaaccctTTTGGCTCAAAGTATTGTTTATCCTTCGTAAAAAAcaaagtattttaaaataaatgtttaattgcaaaaaaaacagaaaaaattaaataaaattaaatgagaaaaagggtTCAATACGTTGGAATACAAACATGGttacctagtatatataaacttcaagagaaatgatagttgcagttgTGGATATGCAAGTGTcttgcaattattttaaaataaataaataaatatgggacCCACTTGAAatgaaagtaattttttaattgtagaaCTCACTCTTTTCTAAAGCAAATATTGCATGGTACTTGTACACTTTATGACTATACGTAgtattactttattttattaagttgtAATCATTGCCGGTGATTAATtattgtagatttatttttaagaatatataataattagtatCTTATTCAAAACAAAGAAGGAATGGTACAGTACTGTTTACTGTTTACAGACagcaatttttctcttttccataaACACAAAGCATCATTCTATGATctcttgaaaaagaaaacaaaaacaaatattgcAACACACGCACATGCACGCACACAAAGTAGATTGAGAGCGACAAATTGAGTTGGTCGTGGTCATGCATGGAATTGAAACGATTCACGAGGCGAATCAGATCAGCCCAATTCTCTTTGTTCATTCTTTACAGTTTGCCTCGGCCATCCTTTACCATTCTCCAAGAGAATGGAAGCCAGATCTTCCTCATTTCTTGCTTTGGacaaggggagagagagagagagagagagagagagagagagagagagagagagagagagagagagagagagagagagagagagagagagagcagccgCCGCAGCAGTAGTAGTACTAGTGGGAGAaggaaataattaagaaaagaaaaagatggtcaAATGAAACCTCGAAGACTTGCTACTCCATCATAAGCTTCAACTATCTTTATTGAAACTCCCGGCCATTTGGCCTagccttcctttttctttttgttccattttactttttgaaattttcttctaGCTAAGACAATTAAATTAAAGGAGATGCAAGTATTTGAATCATGTGATCGCTTGTGTTATTCTACGACCAAGGAAGATTAATCAAGAAAAggattttagaattatttacCAAGTACATATTCTAAATGGTCAGAGCAGTATTATATAAGTGATCGcgaagcaattttttttttgtgtaattgaTCAGTAACATGAATGACCAGGAAAACAATACTCCCATATATAAAACCCATCTGATGATTGTACGTACTGGTACTGATGCGATTCATTTCAACTTACTTGGAGGACGtatctgcatgcatgcatataacatGCAATGCATTTTATACCTCACGTTTAGATAGATAACACCCACTCTGATGCATGTTGTTATATATAACTCACGTGCGcgcttctctttctctctctcagacaCAGATCAGTTAAACCACTGAGATTAGCCAACGTTATTCGGCTGTGAAcctcgtgtatatatatataatatatatattgggttATGGGCTCTTGATCATGATGCATACGTCTTGATTAAATTTATGAGGTTAATTTACTTGAACTTGTCGCGAATTAATCAAATCAACCAGCTTAGAgatcgaatttttttttttttttttaggagctCTTCCATTAAGGAAAAACCCCTCCAGATATAAGCGTATGCCGCTATCCACGGCGAGCACACGGTATTTTTAGAGAAGCTAGCTGTAGCCAATTAAAttacttaatttaaaattaaatatatatatatattctagttATCATTCCTTACACTGCACACCTTGcaacatgtatttttttatttttatcattttatttaaacacgtatatatattaatatgtaaatatatgtatttaaataaaagaataaaaataacaaattaaatggTGATTCGTGGTGGGTAACATTTCTCGATCTTTTCTTTATCGATCTATTTGAATTAATTATAGATTTTCTAGAATATTCCATATATCAAGGTTGCCATGGTTGAAAGCGCGAAAGAAAAAGCACGAACTACACGGCCCTATAGCTCCACTTGTTAATCATTCCCTTTACATACCACTGGCCTGAGGTCGTGAGCTCGAATATAAATACCCATCCATCTCACACATTCCTTGATCACCAATCCCTGCAACCCCTTCTTCACCTTCTGATCATTTTTGAGTCTTTACGTTTTCTTCAGGTTCGTTctttaattaatatctttagCATGCAGCTTCCACTCTTTTTTCTTcgtcattgtttttttttttttttaaagctctCATTCGATCTTCAGTGTGATGATCTCTCCAGTACCATATAATGCTATATATTTACTGCTTTCAATACATTTGCGTACGTAGTTAGTAGAGCTGCTAGTgtcaatgctatatatatataggagaggTGAAACTAGTAGTACGTACTGGCATGCATTCCacgattattatttttgtttaattgcagagcataattctcattttttttttattaattgcaGAGCAACATTATGATTAGAAAGTTATGTTAATTTGCTTTTGAATAATTCAAAACCTCTGAATTAATCCAAGAGTAGCACTTATGACGCAGAAAACAATATGAGCCGGCCAGGAGATTGGAACTGCAGGGCATGCCAGCACCTCAACTTCCAGAGGCGCGACTCGTGCCAACGCTGCGGGGATCCTAGGTCCGGTGCTGACTTTGGGGGCTTTGGTGGGAGATCGGGTACTGGGTCTTCCTTTGTGGGGTTCAGCACAGGGTCGGATGTCCGGCCAGGTGACTGGTACTGCACCGCCGGCAACTGTGGGGCCCACAACTTCGCTAACCGGTCGAGCTGCTTCAAGTGTGGTGTATTTAAGGATCATGATCAGCAATATCATGACTCAGCTGGGGCCAGTACCTTCGACGTCTCATGCGACATTAATTCACACTACTCTAGATCAGGTTTTGGTATCTCCGGCGGCAGACGTGGATGGAAATCTGGTGATTGGATTTGCAGCAGGTGAATAATATTCTActcatgatcatatatatatatatgtatatcctatatacattatacattgcttaggatttttttttctttatgtagTGGAGCTAGCAGAAATGAAATCGTGCTAGCTTTTGatcattatttataaatgaattaATAGTGGATCAGAAATACTAATAATTAATGATGCATGATCCGTCCACATGATTGGCAATTAAGCACTATATTAATTTGGcatgcataacatatatatattcaatgcgAAAATAGTGGGATTTTTTATGTACCAATTTTATATTTGCTTTTCTTCTTTGGAGGAGGTATGTGatcaataacatataattaattatatatatgatcagtcATCTCAGAGACACATGATGATTACTTTAATTTACGTACTGAATTattccactatatatatatagctgcttttCCAATTTATATACGTACGTCCGTACTTACTTAGTGATTGAGGGTTAATTAAAAGTAATCATGCTGCATGCTTAAACCATGCATACAGCTAGCATCgggtttatatatagataatataaatgacaaaaaaaaaaaaaatactattattgGGGGACAGGTCAGGATGCAATGAACACAACTTTGCTAGCAGAATGGAATGCTTCAGGTGCAATGCCCCCAGGGACACATACTAGACATGATGTTTCCAATATTTTTTGGGtgagtacgtacgtacgtataataatatatatatatatatatattctgctttaattaactaattatttGCTAAATAGTActactacgtacgtacgtacacaaTTAATATtcattggttttatttatttgcaggCAATGCAGCAAATTAAAACAAGCTAAGATCGATCGAGATCCTTGTACGTGGTGATCATGAACATGGGCGGACTAGCtagacctatatatatatatatatatatatattcacaaatTAGCTTTCATTAATGGATTTGATGAGCttatataaaaagtattaaaatgtAGTTCGAGTGCTAAATTGAGCTATCTATCTAGCTATATATCATGCATGCGCGCGTGTGATAATCTTTTGTAGTACGTAAGTGAGGCTTTAGTTTGTTTATTAATGTATGGATACATGGTTCGATCGTGGTtttctttataatattattggaATTGATTTGATCAATCTCTCATCTTTTTTCAGATCCCGGAAATTCATTTATAATGAAGTAacactgcatgcatgcacttcGTAATTAATGTATATAATCAATCTGATCTGCCTCCACCAAAAAAATGTGATGGGACCAATCTGAAAATATCTTTTAATCATGAAGTGGTCCAAGATTTTTGACACTCTTAATAAATTTAAGCATTCTTAATTTGATGAGCATGAACAAAGTTAAATAGATTGATCGACATTCCACTGTGCAATTGATTCAAACTTACCATATACCTGACCTCCACCGTACCTACAgctaatttatattatttatatttaagtacaCATGCATGAATTTATAAACTatagaataataattaattgaaggtcaatataatatattaattaattaaagttgAGTACTTTAGTTTTAAAAGGATCGAGCAGTACTAGCTACTTAATTGTAAGGATCATCGAAACGGTACTATTATGATTGATCGATCATTCCACTGAGCATTGATAAAAGAGTCCGGCCCACATTATCAACGAGATGCATGATTTAATTACTTTATATCCAAAACGcaaatcacacacacacacacacacatatatgtatcTTGGATTCCTTTATTAATTGATCATTGACATGATCATGATCGTCAATTTATCATGTGTACTGCAGATCTTTAGAAAGTATATATAGCTATCAAAAGCATCATATGCACAACTGGTGTACGTCTGATCCCCCATCGCTagctccatgcatgcatgccaggCTTTAagcaaatatattatttcttgtcGATCTTCCTTTTTAGGCAAGCTAGTTCAGATTTCCTTGATCGATGTTATCTATCAAGCGCTGTCCCATTAATTCTAGCCGGTAAACCAGTTACGTGGCATGTCAACTGAGACCCAGGATGTCCTCCTACGTGCCCAGTTGCATGCGTGCAGCAAGATGGCAATCATCATGATGAACATTAATCATGGTGCTCAACAGGCGCTAGCTGATCTTTttagaacattataaagagacttttttttttttgttttttttccgaTATCATGGCTTGCCAAAACCGACAACAAAACTACTTGGAAATATTAATGTTTCATTGTCTGGAATTTAAGGGTAATTAAATGCCGCCAATGTTGAAATGTTGAAATCAAGGAGTTTGAATGGGAAACATTGGGttcttcctttttgagtcttttAATTTGGACAACCGAGCATTGGAGTCTTAATTGTATAAGTtactgattatttaaattataaaccaTTTATAATTTGAGTTtttgtcattttgaaaaaagttccGCGCGCGGACGATTAGCTTTCAATTATAAAAACATGAAATTAGATACATGTCGTAGTTCTCGCATGAACCGATCGTGCCACATTAAAAGATTAACTGATGTTGAacgaaaatattttatgaattattCTATTAACAAGTTAGAGGGTATAACGCATCATCGACGTCACTTAAGTATTGGTgagatataatttataatattcaaattttaaaatttatattttaaatcacatgtaagtattttattaaatatgttctACACGCCATCTTGATAATATAATAACTCTATTTTTAAACCCAAACATTtattatgcaaaaaataaacaagattGAGTTTACCATTTAACCTAACTGTTTATAAAATGCaacagaacaaaaaataaaaacaaaacaaaagagggCACTGGGCCACAGGCATACTGCCGGGCCCAAAAAATTTGAAGCTCCAGCTGGAACGTCTGTTTGTGGCAAATTGAATTGGTATATTGGCCCTTTG
This genomic interval from Carya illinoinensis cultivar Pawnee chromosome 2, C.illinoinensisPawnee_v1, whole genome shotgun sequence contains the following:
- the LOC122295410 gene encoding uncharacterized RNA-binding protein C17H9.04c-like, giving the protein MSRPGDWNCRACQHLNFQRRDSCQRCGDPRSGADFGGFGGRSGTGSSFVGFSTGSDVRPGDWYCTAGNCGAHNFANRSSCFKCGVFKDHDQQYHDSAGASTFDVSCDINSHYSRSGFGISGGRRGWKSGDWICSRSGCNEHNFASRMECFRCNAPRDTY